GGAGCGatttaaagttaaaaattattataCTTAAGAAGTCAACAATGTATACGTTGAGAGATACAATATACATAAAAGTAAGAAGTATCATGTATAAGGTTGATAGTCAAGATGAGCGCGGAACTAAATGGGATTAGAAAACGACAAAACAAGGTTCTTGAGACCTCGTTTGTGTCTACAAGAAAGTTACAAACAGATGAAGGGATAGTAACCGTTCAATCAACGCCGTTGCTTAGTAGGCAGAGAAACAATACATTAAACAGTCTTAAACAGGAGGTTCGTGCTTTAGAGCTTGAATTGGCTAAGGTGTTGTTGCGGAAGAGTGAGGCTGAGAAGGTTAAGCAATCGACGACAAATGATATTTATCAGGGTACTTATTCAACAGATCACTTGCAAAGGCATTCTATCCGCCTAAAGGCCAGTACTCAACTTCGGGAGATCAGcaagaatataaagaagTTAGAGGAACAGataaatcaattaaaaGCCAAGATAGATGCAATTATTTCATTGCCTAATAATAGCCTGTCCGGATCTCCGTATCAGCAGAATCATCAACTACAGGAGGAAGGGGATTCTAGCGAAAAGGACCAGAAGCTGAGTCTACATAAGGAGGTTACGGTAACTTCTCTAACGAGTAGTGAGCTAGGATCATCTGGTTCGCCAcctgaatttgaagaaccGGGATTTAACGAATACGCGGACTTAGCCGATGATTACCTGCATTACTCTTATTATACTGATGACGATGGCAATAACTCTGCAGAAAATGATACACTACAAGATCTTGATTCTGTAGTTGCCAAGGATGTAGACTCGAATATTATCAAGCGACTTGCTTTATCCAGACCGGACAGAAAGGCAAAGGAAATAGCTACCGCCACCTGGTTGTTTAGTGACTATTTGCAGAGTTTACAGGATTCGAACGCTTCGAGAGAATTCATACTATCGAAAGCCAATAATCTCGTTAGATTGTTAAGCAAAAATCCTGAAATCAAACATGAAATGGTGTTTTCAGCATTCACAAACACAATGAACAGTTTGTTACTGTCCGAAGATAAACTTATAACTTCTGCTGGATACAGAATCTGCAGGTATCTGATTACGGATgataaatttattgaaaatttaaTGATGATCAGAATAGATGCATTTTTAGTGATATCTTTATCTAAGGAGAATTCGCATAATATGGAGAGGGAGCAAGCCATCAAATTAATCCGTGAATTCATAACGTATCGCACCGGTGTCACCCAAGCCCTTGTGCAGACTGTAATTAGTTGCGTTGAAAGGACAGATGACAAATTGAGAACAATATGTATCGAAACTCTACTGGAACTTGCGATATTAAATCCcgatatattaaaacaatgTGGTGGTTTCCATATTCTAGAATCATTGTTAAATGATTCTGATTTACAAATCTCACAATTAATCTTGGATACCTTTTTGAGTATGATGAATACACAGGATACAAGGTCATATGTGGAAGATTATTGCAATGTCAGTTCCATCCTCTCTGTACTATCGGATTGGCAGTCTAAATCGTCTTTAAATGTGGAACGGATACAGAATAGCATGTACATGATGGCTCAGATGTTTAAGAACTATAACGGCCTAATTATATTATCGAAAAATTCGTTCAAGCCATTAAAGGAGTTACTTTCCTTCCTGCAGACACCATTTGTAGCACGTTATGTCTTGGATCTAATTATGGATATTCTTCGGATTAAACCTCTGGATTATCGCGAAGACAGGGCCCATGCAACTAAACTTACCTCATCGGAATTTCCAAATGACTCAATGGCTACTAACCAATACTTAGCACTCATCGTCCAGATGCTAGATGAGGCAGAAATTGTAGGGGCTTTGGTATCAATCTTGCTCACTCATCGTTCACATGAAGATGGAGGCCAGCCAAAGAATAGTATCTTACTATCTAAGACGCGTCATGTATTATCAGAATACTTAAGCCTCGCAATTAATATCAACTGTTGGAACACCTCCTATTATTCAGCAATTCATCAAAGTTTAAGTCCCATCAAAGTTACCGAGGCATTTTTGATAGAAAATGTTAATGTAAAACTTAACAAGAATCGTACTACTCTAGGGATGCCGAATATTAATACCCAAAATACTATTATTGACTTCACAAAGTCTGTTATTAAGACTACCTTGTTAACTGATGTTGACGAGATGacttttaaaaagatgGTTTTTGACACTAAGGTTCTTCAAACGAAGGACTTCACTCAATGGAATTGGGACGTGTTAGGGGATTTATGCGAAGGCCCACTGCGCAATCCAAGAAGGTTAGAAGAACTATCTCGGAACACAAAATTTGTTAGAAGGCTTCTTGTGTTCTACAGGCCATTTAGGTATCGATTTTCTGCTGTTAACAATAAAGCAGCAAATGCTAAACAGTATGCAAATGTTGGTGTCCAATTCTTTTCCATGTTAGTTTCACACAATGAAGGTTTAAAAATTCTTATGGATGATAACAAGATTATACCACAGATAGCCAGTTCTTTGTATAAATCTATGGAAGGTCAAATGCCGGTCAACAAAGTATTCGGACTGAAAGAAGTTCAGCATACGATGTGTGTCGGATATTTCCCAATAATTGGTGCTTTATTGAAAACTGTGGACGGCCTTAAAATACTTGAAAGATGGAATATGTTTACGGTTATTTATAAAATGTTCCAACCAAATGTACTTGCAGAAACATACCTGTTGCTTATGTTGCCTCAGCTGGACCTAACCCACAGCGTACACTGTAGAATTATAATGGGAAAAGTATTAATAGATGATAGAGAATCTGTGAGAATGGCAGCTACGAATGTCCTCGGAGATATGATTCAAAACTATAATAGCATTGACCATAAACTAGAGGAATTTATGTTGAATTTACTTGTTGGTCAACTGTATGATTTGTCCAGTGATGTTGTGGCTATTGCAGATCGCATACTCTACCACTATTGCATAAAACAAGATTTATCACTAGGCCTAAGGCCAGCGGTGACCAGCTGTCTGCAACAATTGGTTTTTATAGGGTCCCCTATCTTATTTGACCTTTTGGCAGGAACAACAGGATTTAATTTGCTGAGTAACATTCTATATGTTGATAACGAACGGCTTGCATGGTTGCAACATAAGAACAGAGATTATGTGAATAAGGTAGAggaatttttagaaaacGAACTCTATTATGTTATTAAAGATCGCACCAAAACTTCACGTAGTTTGCCGTTACACTTTTACCAGTCATTAGCCAAGTCTGAGGAGGGCATAAACTTGCTTGAGAAAAAGGGCGATCTTTTGGTCTTTAGCAACAcaataaagaaatttttgtCTGATAGAGCAAAACTTCTTGATGATGTTATTGAATTGAAAAGTTGCATGTGGTGTTGCGGTTTTATTGGGTCTACGAAACTAGGTATAAAGTTGTTAGACCATTACAAGGTTGTAGCAGATCTTGTAGATTTTGCAATGACCGATGAAAACCCAGGTATTCGGTTTACGGCATTTTACGCATTAGGGTTGATTAGCAAGACTGAAGAAGGATGCGAAATACTTGATGAAATGAACTGGTCTTGCAGCACAGACGTCAGACAACATGCAGTGGGAATTTGTGTGCCAAAGAACATCACTAAATTTCTCAGCTATCCAGATACAAGTCGGGATGTTATATCCAATGAAAACGAAGACTGGTCTAGTACTGAAGACGACGTAATGGAAGCTGGTTTTCCGCCTCTTGAGATCTCACAATCTAAGCTGATGCAATTCAGAGAGCAGTCTGAAAAGGACGTCCTTGCAGATGACCAGGAACTGAAAACTCTGATAGAAAGAAAAGCCAGAGAGTTAAAATCCCAAAATAATATAGAGGTCTTGGTTACACAGTTTCCAGACGATCCTGTCTCGGCCAAAATCATCCGGCTAGTAGGTAAACTCGGTAACCACATCCTAGCCAATAGCGCTATTAAAGAAATCACAGATCTCGAAGCTAAATTCGGTCCCTCCAAATTCGAAACGCCTGAAATGTTTTACGCTGTCTTCAACCTGATGGCCCAATACAGATTCAAACCCCCCATCAGAAAGTTTCTTTGTGACCTGTTCATCAATAAGAAGTCACTAGAAAGCATCATGAAGCGagacaaaagaaaaaaaaatagaaaatcCATCATAAtccacacacacacaccTATATATAACCACTACCACTATTAGATAAAAcccatcatcatcatcaccaccgCCACCCATTCATCCATCATACATGATTCGGATTGTCTTTGTACAGTAGGGGAGTGTTTCTAAATAGTTCATACGAATGCATCAACTTCTCAGGAATCTGAACCTGTTCCAAAAGCAACTCATCTAACGACTGCAACGAATCCACAAGATACTGCAACTCCGGAACCTTTGCAATTGTCTCCTTGGAGGGTAACTTGCGTTCCAAGATTTCTCTATCCTCCAATGTCTCCAGAACCGCTGTAATACTAGCAATTTTTCGCAGCAAAGTAGTAAATTCCCTCCGTAGTGTTATTTCCTGCTTCTGCAACTCATCTCGCCTTGAAACCAGCTTATTATACTCCTGTTCTAGCGTCATATCCTCTTTAACCACCTTTCGATCGCTCACCATCATATACACATATGCTCAATATCCTTGAATAGGAGATAAGTTCTTCATAAGTACGTATAGATCAAGTGGAGACATACTTGGATAACCGCTTCGACCGAAAAATACCCTTTCCAAGTGGAAGAGCTCacaaatcacgtgaccacaTTACCCGGACAATATGGTACATACCCGGACAACACCAATTATCCACAAAATCATCACGTGGCACTCAAAAACTCGTTTTTCCATCGCCGGCGCGAAATCCGAAACTTGACCGGTGGCATACACTCAAAACATCTCCATAGTAACAGTAACACCGAGGCACGTGACATGACTCTATATGGTAGATCGGCATCAAACCATACCACAACTGTGTTCCAAATTAATCAACGGCATGATCGATAAGAAGCATGATCCCTCCTTTAAGTGAGTTTTCACATGTATTAGAAACGTtgcaatatttggaattgtATTTTCACGAGAATATTTAAATGGGCCTAATTCGTTAGTTTACACAAGTCAAGTTTCATCTAGTTATTGTTTTCTGTAGTTTGGAGCTTTTTtagaagaataaaaattgCTTCGCAGTTGATCAATTGGTATTGCGGgtagcatatatataagttTTAAGAGTCGATATCAAGATGGTTCAATCGTCTGTGCTAGGGTTTCCAAGAATTGGTGGTAATAgagaattgaagaaggtgaCGGAGGCTTATTGGAGTGGTAAGGTGTCTGAGGATGAGTTGCTCAGGGTTGGTAAAGAGATCAGGGAACACAATTGGAGGTTGCAACAGGACGCTGGTGTTGATATTATCCCATCTAATGATTTTTCGTATTACGATCAGGTGTTGGATTTGTCTTTGTTGTTTAACGTGATTCCCGACCAGTATGCGCAACATGATTTGTCTGAAATTGATACTTTGTTTGCTATGGGGCGTGGTCTACAAAGAGGTGAGAGTGAAGGAGTCGCAGCGGTTGATGTGACTGCGTTGGAGATGGTTAAATGGTTTGATTCTAATTACCATTATGTGAGACCCACATTTTCCAACTCTACTGAATTTCGCTTAAACGGGCAGAAGCCTGTGGATGAATACTTAGAGGCGAAGGAGCTTGGAATTGAGACCAGACCAGTTTTGCTTGGTCCAGTTTCGTTCTTGCACTTGGGTAAAGCTGAGAGGGAGTCTGCTGATTTGGATCTGATATCGTTATTGCCAAATCTATTGCAGGTGTATGTGGAGCTTTTGCAGAAATTGGCTGAGGCAGGCGTAGAATCTGTTCAGTTGGATGAGCCCGTTTTGGTGTTGGATTTGCCGGAGAATGTCCAGGACGCGTATAAGACCGCTTATGAGGCTTTTTCTAATGAAGAAGGGCTCCCAAAAATTATATTGACTACTTATTTTGGTACCGTTACCCCTAACTTGAGAGCCATTGAGAATTTGCCTGTGGATGGTTTCCATTTTGACTTTGTTAGAAACCCAGAGCAATTTGAAGAGGTCGTTgatttgttgaatgaaAATCAAACTTTGTCTGTTGGTATTGTTGACGGTAGAAACATCTGGAAGAATGACTTTGCAAAATCATCCGAATTTGTGAGAAAGGCAATTGACCAATTAGGCGAGGACCGTGTTATTGTCTCCACCTCTTCGTCTCTGCTCCACACCCCAGTTGACCTGGAGAACGAGAGGAAATTAGACGATGAAGTTAAAGattggttttcttttgctgcGCAGAAGCTAAACGAAGTTGTTATTATAGCCAAGAACGTTTCTGGTGAGGATGTTAGTGAGGAGTTAGAATCCAATGCTGCTTCAATTGCTGCAAGGGCCGCCTCTTCTATTACCCACGACCCTTCTGTTCAAGAGAGAATCGGTCAGCTCAACCAAGCTACATCTACTAGATCGTCTCCTTTTGAAGACAGATTGGCAAAACAGCAGGAGTCATTGAACTTGCCATTGCTCCCTACCACCACCATTGGTTCATTCCCACAAACTAAGGACATTAGAGTGAACAGAAACAAGTTTAACAAGGGCGAAATTTCCGCTGAAGAGTATGAGAACTTCATCAACTCTGAAATTGAGAAGGTCATAAGATtccaagaagaagttgGTTTAGATGTTTTGGTTCACGGTGAACCGGAAAGAAATGATATGGTTCAGTACTTTGCTGAGAAGATCAATGGGTACGTGTTCACAACGAATGCTTGGGTTCAATCTTATGGTTCTCGTTACGTCAGACCACCAATTATTGTCGGTGACTTGTCCAGACCAGAAGCTATGTCTGTTAAGGAGACTGTATATGCACAATCAATCACCACAAAACCGGTAAAAGGTATTTTAACCGGCCCTGTTACCTGTTTGAGATGGTCGTTCCCAAGAAATGACATTGACCAAAAGATCCAGGCTTTACAATTGGCGCTTGCCATTAGGGATGAAGTCACCGATTTGGAAGCCGCTGGAATTAAGGTTATCCAGGTTGACGAACCAGCTCTTAGAGAGGGATTGCCTCTAAGAGATGGCCAGGAAAGAGCCGACTACTTCAACTGGGCCGCAGAAGCCTTCAGAGTCGCCACTTCTGGTGTTTCTGACCAAACTCAAATCCACTCTCATTTCTGCTATTCTGACTTCGACCCCAACCACGTTAGAGCCTTGGATGCTGATGTTGTATCCATTGAGTTCTCCAAGAAGGACGATCCAAACTATATTGCTCAGTTCCAATCATATCCAAACCATATCGGTTTGGGATTGTTTGACATCCACTCCCCAAGAGTGCCACCTAAAGAGGAGTTCATTGAAAAGATTGGAACTATCTTAGGCTCCTACCCACCTGAAAAGTTCTGGATTAACCCAGACTGTGGTTTGAAAACCAGAGGATGGGATGAAACAAGTGCTTCTCTACATAACATGGTTGAAGCTGCCAAGCACTTCCGTGAACACTACTCCCAAGACCAAGAGTAATAACATGTCTTTGTACCCCGTGAtgaatttcaaaaaaggacAAACCCTTTTCATGAATCTCGTCATCTGGTTCAATTTCATAATTCAAAGACCAATCCTCTTCTGTTTTTGTGAGATTCAACATCtattataatttttaaGTGGAATAGGATTTTTATAATCCATTCATTACTATATTACGAGTTAACGACTaagtaaatatataatggTTCTGTAATAGAAACGCATTCAACTCCGTTTTAAACACCCTGTTACTTAAGTTCCACCCAGCAGTCTTCTGATTGTCGCCTGTTTCGCTGTTTAGCCTGGGTTTTACTTTGTGAAGATTTGGTGCTATACCAAAGCGGTCCAGTTATAAAAGATTTAACGTGCTTCACTTAAAGGGTGGCGAAAAGAATCGACCTTTGCGTCTAAACAAACTGCAAAAGTTACACAGTATACTGAACATTATATCAAGTGTAGTGTATAAATATGTCAGACCAACAAATTCAACAGTTTATGACCCTCACTAACTGCTCTGCAGATGTGGCTACTCAGTTTATTAACAAATCGAATGGtgatttggaagatgcGATAAACAAGTATTACGCAAGTTTGCTAGAAGgtaaagaaaaaaagagtgAGTCTGAGGCACCACTAAGAGATTATCGTTCTAATGCATCAAGCAGTGTTGGAAATGCTAATGCTTCACATCCGtcttctgctgcttctgGTAAATCTGTGAGTTCGACTGGGcccaaaaagaaggaaacgCCAAAGTTTAGGACTATTTCTCAAATTGTAAAGGAAGCGCAagcagatgatgaagacgatgatgagGCAAGACATACTTTTGCCGGTGGGGAAACATCAGGGTTGGAGGTTACCGATCCAAATGACtcaaattctttgattAGAGACTTGCTAGACAAAGCACGGAGAGGCGGGGAACGTGGGGCCAGCGGAGATGAAGAGCAAGCTCCAGGTAAAAAGGCATTTAGTGGCAAGGGCTATCGGTTAGGTTCTTCAGTGAACGCTGTACCCGAAGTTTTAGAGGACCCTGAGCAAGCAGTACCAGCTAAACCTAAAAAGGTCACCAGGGAGATTACATTTTGGAAAGAGGGGTTCCAGGTTAGCGAAGATGGTCAGCTATATCGTTACGACGATCCAGCTAATAGTTACTATCTAAATGAACTAAACCGGGGGAGGGCGCCTTTAAAGTTGTTGAATGTTGAGTTTGGCCAGGAAGTGGATGTTAATGTGTATAAGAAGCTTGATGAGTCGTATAAGCCACCCAAGAGAAAGTATGGAGGGTTTGAAGGCAGTGGACGTAGATTGGGCTCACCAATTCCTGGTGATGCAGCTACAGTGGAAAATGAATCCGCACGTAAAGAACCTAGTGTCGATGTGCCTGTCTCTTCTGAACCAGAAAAAGTGGAGGAGCCCAAGGGGGACGTAAGTGTTCAAATCAGGTATGCTAATGGTAAACGAGAAATAGTGCGTTGCAATTCAACAGATACTATCCAGTTCTTGTACGACCATGTTAAAAAGAACACTGATGATCCTAGACCGTTTAACTTGAACCAAACCCATCCGGTTAAA
This region of Eremothecium cymbalariae DBVPG#7215 chromosome 4, complete sequence genomic DNA includes:
- the IES5 gene encoding Ies5p (similar to Ashbya gossypii ABR213W) gives rise to the protein MVSDRKVVKEDMTLEQEYNKLVSRRDELQKQEITLRREFTTLLRKIASITAVLETLEDREILERKLPSKETIAKVPELQYLVDSLQSLDELLLEQVQIPEKLMHSYELFRNTPLLYKDNPNHV
- the MET6 gene encoding 5-methyltetrahydropteroyltriglutamate-homocysteine S-methyltransferase (similar to Ashbya gossypii ABR212C), with the protein product MVQSSVLGFPRIGGNRELKKVTEAYWSGKVSEDELLRVGKEIREHNWRLQQDAGVDIIPSNDFSYYDQVLDLSLLFNVIPDQYAQHDLSEIDTLFAMGRGLQRGESEGVAAVDVTALEMVKWFDSNYHYVRPTFSNSTEFRLNGQKPVDEYLEAKELGIETRPVLLGPVSFLHLGKAERESADLDLISLLPNLLQVYVELLQKLAEAGVESVQLDEPVLVLDLPENVQDAYKTAYEAFSNEEGLPKIILTTYFGTVTPNLRAIENLPVDGFHFDFVRNPEQFEEVVDLLNENQTLSVGIVDGRNIWKNDFAKSSEFVRKAIDQLGEDRVIVSTSSSLLHTPVDLENERKLDDEVKDWFSFAAQKLNEVVIIAKNVSGEDVSEELESNAASIAARAASSITHDPSVQERIGQLNQATSTRSSPFEDRLAKQQESLNLPLLPTTTIGSFPQTKDIRVNRNKFNKGEISAEEYENFINSEIEKVIRFQEEVGLDVLVHGEPERNDMVQYFAEKINGYVFTTNAWVQSYGSRYVRPPIIVGDLSRPEAMSVKETVYAQSITTKPVKGILTGPVTCLRWSFPRNDIDQKIQALQLALAIRDEVTDLEAAGIKVIQVDEPALREGLPLRDGQERADYFNWAAEAFRVATSGVSDQTQIHSHFCYSDFDPNHVRALDADVVSIEFSKKDDPNYIAQFQSYPNHIGLGLFDIHSPRVPPKEEFIEKIGTILGSYPPEKFWINPDCGLKTRGWDETSASLHNMVEAAKHFREHYSQDQE
- the TSC11 gene encoding TORC2 complex subunit TSC11 (similar to Ashbya gossypii ABR214C); translated protein: MSAELNGIRKRQNKVLETSFVSTRKLQTDEGIVTVQSTPLLSRQRNNTLNSLKQEVRALELELAKVLLRKSEAEKVKQSTTNDIYQGTYSTDHLQRHSIRLKASTQLREISKNIKKLEEQINQLKAKIDAIISLPNNSLSGSPYQQNHQLQEEGDSSEKDQKLSLHKEVTVTSLTSSELGSSGSPPEFEEPGFNEYADLADDYLHYSYYTDDDGNNSAENDTLQDLDSVVAKDVDSNIIKRLALSRPDRKAKEIATATWLFSDYLQSLQDSNASREFILSKANNLVRLLSKNPEIKHEMVFSAFTNTMNSLLLSEDKLITSAGYRICRYLITDDKFIENLMMIRIDAFLVISLSKENSHNMEREQAIKLIREFITYRTGVTQALVQTVISCVERTDDKLRTICIETLLELAILNPDILKQCGGFHILESLLNDSDLQISQLILDTFLSMMNTQDTRSYVEDYCNVSSILSVLSDWQSKSSLNVERIQNSMYMMAQMFKNYNGLIILSKNSFKPLKELLSFLQTPFVARYVLDLIMDILRIKPLDYREDRAHATKLTSSEFPNDSMATNQYLALIVQMLDEAEIVGALVSILLTHRSHEDGGQPKNSILLSKTRHVLSEYLSLAININCWNTSYYSAIHQSLSPIKVTEAFLIENVNVKLNKNRTTLGMPNINTQNTIIDFTKSVIKTTLLTDVDEMTFKKMVFDTKVLQTKDFTQWNWDVLGDLCEGPLRNPRRLEELSRNTKFVRRLLVFYRPFRYRFSAVNNKAANAKQYANVGVQFFSMLVSHNEGLKILMDDNKIIPQIASSLYKSMEGQMPVNKVFGLKEVQHTMCVGYFPIIGALLKTVDGLKILERWNMFTVIYKMFQPNVLAETYLLLMLPQLDLTHSVHCRIIMGKVLIDDRESVRMAATNVLGDMIQNYNSIDHKLEEFMLNLLVGQLYDLSSDVVAIADRILYHYCIKQDLSLGLRPAVTSCLQQLVFIGSPILFDLLAGTTGFNLLSNILYVDNERLAWLQHKNRDYVNKVEEFLENELYYVIKDRTKTSRSLPLHFYQSLAKSEEGINLLEKKGDLLVFSNTIKKFLSDRAKLLDDVIELKSCMWCCGFIGSTKLGIKLLDHYKVVADLVDFAMTDENPGIRFTAFYALGLISKTEEGCEILDEMNWSCSTDVRQHAVGICVPKNITKFLSYPDTSRDVISNENEDWSSTEDDVMEAGFPPLEISQSKLMQFREQSEKDVLADDQELKTLIERKARELKSQNNIEVLVTQFPDDPVSAKIIRLVGKLGNHILANSAIKEITDLEAKFGPSKFETPEMFYAVFNLMAQYRFKPPIRKFLCDLFINKKSLESIMKRDKRKKNRKSIIIHTHTPIYNHYHY
- the SHP1 gene encoding protein phosphatase regulator SHP1 (similar to Ashbya gossypii ABR211C), producing MSDQQIQQFMTLTNCSADVATQFINKSNGDLEDAINKYYASLLEGKEKKSESEAPLRDYRSNASSSVGNANASHPSSAASGKSVSSTGPKKKETPKFRTISQIVKEAQADDEDDDEARHTFAGGETSGLEVTDPNDSNSLIRDLLDKARRGGERGASGDEEQAPGKKAFSGKGYRLGSSVNAVPEVLEDPEQAVPAKPKKVTREITFWKEGFQVSEDGQLYRYDDPANSYYLNELNRGRAPLKLLNVEFGQEVDVNVYKKLDESYKPPKRKYGGFEGSGRRLGSPIPGDAATVENESARKEPSVDVPVSSEPEKVEEPKGDVSVQIRYANGKREIVRCNSTDTIQFLYDHVKKNTDDPRPFNLNQTHPVKPINQLESTIGEQNLCNSVVVQRWV